The following nucleotide sequence is from candidate division WOR-3 bacterium.
CCTCAAGCACTCTTCTTATATAATTAACTTCTTCCTTAAGTTGTGGTATTATTTTCTGCTCAAGAGCATTAACTCTCCTTGTTGTTTTTTTTATCTCTTCACCTATTCGTTTAAACCTAATTTCAAGAGGAACAATTGAAAGAATCTTATCTATCAAAATTTCAAAGGAATCAGCTGTTTCGTCAATTCTTGTTGTAACTGAAAAGGGACTATAACCTCTTAAAAGTATATTTTTCTTTCCATCTTTCTTTTCAATCTCAGGTATTGAAACACCCCATACTTTTTTTTCCTTCATTTTAAGTATAAGTTCCTTAGCTGAAGCAAGGGCAGCGGATCTCAATTCTTCTGAACCATCCTTTCCGAGAGCAAAAATTAAAGTATTAACAGCCTTTGTAAGTATTTCATCAAGTTCCTTATATTCCTTTAGAAGCGGTTTTATAAGATTCAAAAATTCAGAAAGCAGAGCATCTCTTTTATTTTTGAGCAAAGAAGCACCACTTTCTGCTACTTTTATCTGCCTTTTTTTAATCAACATATTCATCCTTGTGGGAGTGATATTTTCCATGCTATTATTATATATTAAAAATAATGAAATTTTCTAAAAAGATATTTCTCCTTTTCATATTTTCCTCCTGCGGCTATAAAGCACCACCACCTGGAAAACCGGATTTTGAAAATCCAAAAATTAAGGTAATTAATTTAAAAGACAAAGATACTATAAGAGACACTATTAAAATATCCTTAGAAGTTGAGGATAATTCAAAAATTAAATGGGTAAAAATGATTGTGGATGGTAAAGAATTTATAATTGATACAATACCCCCTTTTGAATTTAAATTATCACCACCCCAAAAAAAAATAAATATTCTGTTTCAAGCAATGGACAAATGGGAAAATATTGGAAGTTCAAAAACTTTTGAAATTTTTGGTCCCTTTATAGATACAGTAAAGGTTGATACTTTAAAGAAAAAGAAAAAATAAAAAAATTAATGCTTTATTTTTTCCCAGTACTTAGCATATTCAAAATCAGGACTCTGATCCTGATTGTGACACTTTTTGCAGTTTTCCTCTTTATATGTAATAGCCCTTTTATCACTTAAATGATTTCTTAAATCAACATAATGACACTCAGAACAATGGATATTTGCAAGTTCCTTTGAACTTTCCATTGATTGAAAACCACCCAATTTACCATAACCTGTTGTATGACAGGATAAACATTTAAAGTCCCTTTCTTTTTTTAAAGAAATAAGAACATCAATTGCTTTTGAATGTTTTGTGTTTTTCCATTTTAAATATTCCTGAATATGACAATTTTTACAGGCTGAAGATAAAGGAAAACTATTTTCCCTTTGTGACCTTTCCATAAATTTTTTTCTAATATCCTCTATTTCTTTTTTCCTCATGTTCTCCCATTTTTCCTTTAATTTCTCTACCTCTAAATCCTTTTCAATTTTGTTATCAAGAGGAATATTGAGAACTTTCTTAACCTCAATTTTATTACCTTTTTTTGCAAAGAAAACGAGTGGCATGTATAAGCCGTATCTTGAAATAGTTAAAGAATAAATTCCCTTTTCCTTTTTAAAACTAACATCAAATTTTGTTGAATTACCTATAATATTGAAAACATTACAATTTGAATCAAAGGGTAATTCAGTATTATAGGGAGTAACTATAAAAAGAATTGAACTTTCTTTCTTCAGTTTTTCTTTTAATTTATCAAATATATTTTTTTCATATTCTGGAAGCTGTGATAATGAGCCTTTTGGAATATAAGAGGTAAAATAAATTTTTATTCCACTTAATATAAAATCTTCATAAGGAGTTAAAAGCTCACTGTACTCTGAATTCATATTGAAATAGGGATATTTCAAATTTCTTACAAGATACTCAATATCTTCTTTTCTTGATGAAGCTTCTCTGTTAAGAAGAGCCATTGCTTTAATATCCATCATCTTCAATATATCTTTAAAAATCTTTAAAAGATTTCTGTTAGAAGATGGACTCACATAATTTCCCGTGTCAAAGGTAAGGAGTTTCTTACCGTATTTTTCCTTCAATCTTTTTATAACAAAAACTCTCTTTGAAAGTTCTCCTCCTCTAAAGGGTGGATTTCCACATCCACAGGGTTCAAAATTGTTACCAACATCAGAATTAAGTGCAATCACAAAATCAAAGGAGTCTGGATGAGGCAAATCCTTAAAGGGTGAATCTGCTGCTTTAATAAGAAAAAGAATTAAAAAAGTTTTCATTTTAAATTATAAACTGGGGCGGGTGGATTCGAACCACCATTCTGGGATCCAAAATCCCATGTCCTGCCGATTAGACGACGCCCCATTGTCTGCACCAGAAAATCTTTCCTTTTTGAGCTTCAATATTAATTTTATCCTCAAAAACTGATACAAGGCAAGAACCACTACCTGTTAAAAAACTTTTTAAAGCCCCTTTTTCTTTATAAAAATCAATTAAAGTTTTATATTCAGGAAATTCTTTAAAAATTATTTTTTCAAAATCGTTTTCAATACTATAAAGTGCCTCTTGATATTTATTCTCTTTTAACAAATTAACTACCTTATCAAAATTTTCCTCTTTTTTACTTATATTCCCTGATAGGTTTTTCGATATAGCACCATATGCCCACCTTGTATCTATTTTAAAACCAGGATAATGGATGAGAAAATAAAAGGGAAATTTTATATCAATTTTTTTAATCTCATTTCCTTTACCTTTTACAATTGCCGGTTCCTGAAAGATAAAAAAAGGAACATCAGAACCAATTTTTTCTGCTATAATTAACATTTCCTCAACACCAAGTTTCAATTCATACATCTCATTTACAGCTTTTATAA
It contains:
- a CDS encoding V-type ATP synthase subunit D gives rise to the protein MENITPTRMNMLIKKRQIKVAESGASLLKNKRDALLSEFLNLIKPLLKEYKELDEILTKAVNTLIFALGKDGSEELRSAALASAKELILKMKEKKVWGVSIPEIEKKDGKKNILLRGYSPFSVTTRIDETADSFEILIDKILSIVPLEIRFKRIGEEIKKTTRRVNALEQKIIPQLKEEVNYIRRVLEDREREDKFRMKLLKKKRA
- a CDS encoding Ig-like domain-containing protein gives rise to the protein MKFSKKIFLLFIFSSCGYKAPPPGKPDFENPKIKVINLKDKDTIRDTIKISLEVEDNSKIKWVKMIVDGKEFIIDTIPPFEFKLSPPQKKINILFQAMDKWENIGSSKTFEIFGPFIDTVKVDTLKKKKK
- a CDS encoding cytochrome c family protein, translating into MKTFLILFLIKAADSPFKDLPHPDSFDFVIALNSDVGNNFEPCGCGNPPFRGGELSKRVFVIKRLKEKYGKKLLTFDTGNYVSPSSNRNLLKIFKDILKMMDIKAMALLNREASSRKEDIEYLVRNLKYPYFNMNSEYSELLTPYEDFILSGIKIYFTSYIPKGSLSQLPEYEKNIFDKLKEKLKKESSILFIVTPYNTELPFDSNCNVFNIIGNSTKFDVSFKKEKGIYSLTISRYGLYMPLVFFAKKGNKIEVKKVLNIPLDNKIEKDLEVEKLKEKWENMRKKEIEDIRKKFMERSQRENSFPLSSACKNCHIQEYLKWKNTKHSKAIDVLISLKKERDFKCLSCHTTGYGKLGGFQSMESSKELANIHCSECHYVDLRNHLSDKRAITYKEENCKKCHNQDQSPDFEYAKYWEKIKH
- the ispE gene encoding 4-(cytidine 5'-diphospho)-2-C-methyl-D-erythritol kinase yields the protein MRVLSPSKINFGLWILFKREDGFHEIRSIFIPIDLCDEIEINYSELTRITATEGPIGDENIVFKTLKIMSEETGKFLSADIFINKKIPIGGGLGGGSSNAASIIKAVNEMYELKLGVEEMLIIAEKIGSDVPFFIFQEPAIVKGKGNEIKKIDIKFPFYFLIHYPGFKIDTRWAYGAISKNLSGNISKKEENFDKVVNLLKENKYQEALYSIENDFEKIIFKEFPEYKTLIDFYKEKGALKSFLTGSGSCLVSVFEDKINIEAQKGKIFWCRQWGVV